In the genome of Streptomyces aquilus, the window GCGAGGCGCCGGCGTGTCGTGCCGCGGCCAGGGACCAGCCCACCTGGCCCGCCACGGCGACGCACAGGGCCAGCCATCCGGCACCGCGCACGTCCATGCCCAGGAGCGGGCTGACGGCCACCGCCACGGCCGGCGGGACGGCGGCCTTGACGATCGGCCACTCCTCCCGGCACACGTGCGCCACGACCCGCCGTTCCAGAGGCTGTCGCGCGAGACGGGCCCCGAACAGCTGGGCGTGCACGTGCGCGATCCAGAACACCACGCCGGTGAGCAACAGCAGCAGCACCAGCTCGGTGCGGGGGAAGGAGCCCAGGGAACCGGCGCCGATCACCACGGAGGCCGCGAGCATGGATCCGTAGACGCCGCCGGTGTAGTCCTCCCGCGATTGCCGGGCCTTGGCCGTGCCGGTCCTGAGTCTCGACACCGGTGACTCCCTCCGGACTCAGTGCGTCGAACCGGTGGCTTCGGCCGGGGCATCGGCGTCCGGCCGCCGCGTCCGGCTCTCCCGTGCGGCCGGCAGGTGGTGAGTGACCAGGAAACTGGCGAGGGCGATGCCGCCCGTGGCCAGGATGGCCGCCTTCAGTCCGTCCAGTTGCGCGTCGGCGTAGGAGTCCGTGACGGCTTCCACCTCGGAGGCCGGCAGCCCGGCGCGCTCGGCGGCCGCGTGCACCTGGTCGGTGGGGACGAAGCTGATCCCGGCTTCGAGGGAGACGCCGACCTGTTCACGCGTCGCCTCGGACAGCTGAGGATGGGTTTCCACCTGTGCCGTGAAAGCGTGCGCCAGTGCACCGATCAGGATGGACCCGATGAGTGCGGTGCCCAGCGCGGAGCCCAGGTTCTGCGCCGTGAACTGCAGCCCTCCGGCCTCACTGCGTTCCTCCTCGCTGACGCTGGACTGGACGACGTTGCCCAGCTGCGAGGCGAGCAGGCCGACACCCACGCCCAGCAGGGCCATGGCGCCGGCGAACTGGGCGTCGTCGATGGCCGGCTCGATGGTGGCCAGCAGCCACACGATGGAACCCGTCAGGATCAGCAGGGCCAGCCGGACCACCCGGCGCGGCCCCAGGATCCGGCCCAGCGACGACCCCGACAGGGAGGTCACGAACATGGTCACGGACACCGGAAGCAGCCGCAGCCCCGTCTCGAAGGCGTCGAACCCCTGAACCACCTGCAAGTACAGCGGGATGGTGAAGAACAGCCCCAGCAGGATGAGGTTCTGGCTGAGCAGCGTCAGCAGCCCGGACCGCAGCACCGGCCTGCCCAGCAGCGACAGGTGGACGAGGGGGTCGGCGCCGGTGGCGTCGCGTCGCTGCTCCCAGTGCCGGAAGACGGCGAGGACGGCCGCCCCGGCCGCGACGACGAAGAGCGTGGGGGCGAAACCGAGGACGGTGAAGGGAGCGTTGCGGGGCTGCACCCACCCCCAGGTGCTGCTTTGCAGCACCCCGAGCACGCACAGCCCCAGCCCGGCCGCGGAGAGCACCGCGCCGACCCAGTCCAGGCGGGGACGCGGGCCGGCCTGGGCGGGCGTCGGGATCACCCGCCGGCACAGCAGGATCGCCACGACGATCACGACCTCGCCGGCGAAGACCAGCCGCCAGGTCAGATACGTCGTCACCCAGCCGCCCAGCAAGGGGCCGACCGCGATTCCGGCACCGGCGAGGCCGCCGATGACCGCGTAGGCGACCGCCCGGTCCTTGCCGCGGTACGACTCCGCCACGAGGGCGGCCATGGCCGGCAGCACCATGGCCGCCCCGAGGCCCTCGATGACGGACCAGCCCAGGGTGAGGACCCACAGCGTGGGCGCCACCGCGGTCAGTGCCGAGCCCACGGCGTAGACGACCAGGCCCAGGAGGAACATGCGGCGCCGGCCCAGGATGTCCCCGAACCTGCCCCCGATGATCATGAATGCGGCCATGACCAGGGCATACAGGGTGATGACCGCCTGGATGGCGGTCACCTCCGTGTCGAAGTCCTCGACCAGCTGGCTGACGGACACGTTCATGACGGAGGTGTCCAGGACCATCAGGAACTGGGCCGTTCCGAGGACGATCAGAGCCCGCCAGTGCTTCACGCTCGCCACCTCACCGGGTCCGTCCCGCTCAGCGGGCCGCGTCCATCTGCTCGTCGAGCGAGAGGGCGGCCGTGATCAGCGCGAGGTGGGTGAAGGCCTGCGGGAAGTTGCCCAGTTGTTCTCCCGTGGGGCCGACCTCCTCCGCGAACAGCCCTCCGTGACTGGCGTACGTGAGCATCTTGTCGAAGGCGTAACGGGCCTGCCCGAGCCGCCCCGCCCGGGCAAGCGCGTTCACGTACAGGAAGCTGCACAGCGAGAACGTGCCTTCGCTGCCCCGCAGTCCGTCCGGGGACGCCGCGGGGTCGTAGCGGTAGACGAGGCTGTCGGAGACCAGTTCCTCTTCCATCGCGTCCAGGGTGGACAGCCAACGCGGGTCGTTCGGTGCGATGAATCCGACGGAGGGCATCAGCAGCAGGGACGCGTCGAGCGTGGTGGCGTCGTAGTGCTGGACGAACGCCCGGCGGTCGGTGCTCCAGCCGCGCTCCATCACCTGGCGCAGGATGTCGTCCCGTGCCGTGATCCACCCGGTGAGGTCGGCGGGGCGGGCGAAGTCGCGGGCCATCCGGATGCCCCGGTCGAAGGCCGCCCAGCACATCAGCCGGCTGTAGGTGAAGTCCTTCTGCCCGCCCCGGGTCTCCCAGATGCCTTCGTCGGGCCGGTCCCACGCCTTGACCAGCCAGTCCAGCACCCCGGCCAGGGACTGCCAGCCGTCGTACGGCGGCGCCGAGGCGGCGTCCTCGACGGCCTGGGACAGGGCGAGGACCGCCTCTCCGTAG includes:
- a CDS encoding MFS transporter, with the protein product MASVKHWRALIVLGTAQFLMVLDTSVMNVSVSQLVEDFDTEVTAIQAVITLYALVMAAFMIIGGRFGDILGRRRMFLLGLVVYAVGSALTAVAPTLWVLTLGWSVIEGLGAAMVLPAMAALVAESYRGKDRAVAYAVIGGLAGAGIAVGPLLGGWVTTYLTWRLVFAGEVVIVVAILLCRRVIPTPAQAGPRPRLDWVGAVLSAAGLGLCVLGVLQSSTWGWVQPRNAPFTVLGFAPTLFVVAAGAAVLAVFRHWEQRRDATGADPLVHLSLLGRPVLRSGLLTLLSQNLILLGLFFTIPLYLQVVQGFDAFETGLRLLPVSVTMFVTSLSGSSLGRILGPRRVVRLALLILTGSIVWLLATIEPAIDDAQFAGAMALLGVGVGLLASQLGNVVQSSVSEEERSEAGGLQFTAQNLGSALGTALIGSILIGALAHAFTAQVETHPQLSEATREQVGVSLEAGISFVPTDQVHAAAERAGLPASEVEAVTDSYADAQLDGLKAAILATGGIALASFLVTHHLPAARESRTRRPDADAPAEATGSTH